A stretch of the Macaca mulatta isolate MMU2019108-1 chromosome 16, T2T-MMU8v2.0, whole genome shotgun sequence genome encodes the following:
- the OR1R1 gene encoding olfactory receptor OR1R1 produces the protein MAPTNLTSAPVFLLLGLVDGTDAHPLLFLLFLGIYLLNALSNLSMVVLVRCDGALRSPMYYFLGHLSLVDVCFTTVTVPRLLAGLLHPGQAISFQACFAQMYFFVALGITESYLLAAMSYDRATAVCRPLRYGALMTPWRCAALVRASWAVSHLHSLLHTLLLSALSYPRAAPVRHFFCDMAVMLSVATSDTSAAETAIFSEGLAVVLAPLLLVFLSYARILVAVLRLRSAGGRRRVFSTCGAHLVAVALFFGSVLSVYFRPSSAYSARYDRLAGVVYAVITPTLNPFIYSLRNKEVKSALKRVLRWRAAPQEA, from the coding sequence ATGGCTCCGACCAACCTCACATCTGCCCCCGTGTTCCTCCTCCTCGGCCTGGTGGACGGAACAGACGCCCACCCGCTGCTGTTCCTGCTGTTCCTTGGCATCTATCTGCTCAACGCCCTGAGCAacctgagcatggtggtgctGGTGAGGTGCGACGGGGCCCTCCGCTCCCCCATGTATTACTTCTTGGGTCACCTGAGCCTCGTGGACGTCTGCTTTACCACCGTCACGGTCCCCAGGCTGCTGGCCGGCCTGCTTCACCCGGGCCAGGCCATATCCTTTCAGGCGTGCTTCGCCCAGATGTACTTCTTCGTGGCTCTGGGAATCACCGAGAGCTACCTCCTGGCGGCCATGTCCTACGACCGCGCGACGGCGGTGTGCCGGCCCCTGCGCTACGGCGCGTTGATGACGCCATGGCGCTGCGCCGCGCTGGTGCGTGCGTCCTGGGCCGTCTCGCACCTGCACTCGCTGCTGCACACGCTGCTCCTCTCCGCACTTTCCTACCCGCGCGCCGCCCCCGTGCGACACTTCTTTTGCGACATGGCGGTAATGCTGAGCGTGGCGACCTCGGACACGTCCGCCGCGGAGACCGCCATCTTTTCCGAGGGCCTGGCCGTGGTGTTGGCCCCGCTGCTCCTCGTGTTCCTCTCCTACGCGCGTATCCTGGTCGCGGTGCTCCGCTTGCGCTCGGCCGGCGGCCGGCGCCGCGTCTTCTCCACCTGCGGGGCCCACCTGGTGGCGGTGGCGCTTTTCTTCGGCTCTGTCCTCTCCGTGTATTTCCGGCCGTCGTCGGCCTACTCGGCCCGCTACGACCGCCTGGCTGGTGTAGTCTACGCGGTCATCACGCCGACCTTGAACCCTTTCATCTACAGCCTTCGCAACAAGGAGGTCAAGAGCGCTCTGAAAAGGGTGCTCAGATGGAGGGCTGCACCCCAAGAGGCGTGA